One Phalacrocorax aristotelis chromosome 11, bGulAri2.1, whole genome shotgun sequence DNA segment encodes these proteins:
- the LOC142063170 gene encoding fibronectin type-III domain-containing protein 3a-like — protein MMADQPPPLEATPILNEVPLLPHMVNGDSIQQVILVQVNPGETFTIRTEDGHYQCIQGPAHVPMMSPNGSMPPIYVPPGYVSQVVEENGVRKVVVLPHSAEFHPSMHPPPPPPHVPHYLHHHHALLPHPPHPVYPPVPGTGELPPQFIHQHPPPHVFQEQEPRSHGRTNFIQRDERSLKMQEHLKKRLKDRQASGHTNNKLNSPPSSPHKVVNSSNATMQNGNGKGQQGAGGQLKQKQIGKTKGSPDAEMGESDTESKKCDTHLSIGKPVVSDIQARSAVLSWNLPVSSQNGESHSHSPAAFTFEVAISNSGKNGKFKSVYVGEELTITLPDLRPATDYHARVSATSSSIKESISELVSFTTESCEPDCPAAPKLTNRTKNSLSLQWKSSNDNGSKITNFLLEWDEGKNGPFKECYYGHLKQYKLTKLSPSTKYSLRLAAKNDIGMSGFSETVTYYTAGIVPPAPPPPVLVEAGVTWLSVKWSPPSGVSSDDALIYSLDMEEEGSGYGFQPQYNGDELSCTLRNLRRSTSYKFRLFAYNNEGKSSPSEVVEHSTDPDKPGPPSKPTVKGKIHSHSVKVTWEPPKDNGGSDITKYFLEISETSAGSKWDTIYSGSQREHVCDHLKPGTSYRMRVYCVSKGGESQASDVMTVTTSAVPPGPCHAPCLAGKAKPKEITLQWGPPSVDGGSEITEYIVEMANSEQDESKQVYQGPAAECVVNNLLPGRTYGFWIRAANKVGFGPHSDKAEISTAPGPPDQCSKPLITCKSATCVVVSWESPACNGAEISEYRLDWGQVEGSMHLIYTGPCQSYEVKGLTPATTYYCRVQAVNVAGVGLFGETGVVTTPASVPAAVSVLHLLEEDQMEISVPLSTCLAIQWEEPCSHGSEITGYNIEYGEKQLVTVGRNTSHVLENLLPDTLYRIRIQAINSFGVGPFSHSIKAKTKPLPPDPPHLECVVFSYQSLKLKWGEGPSRALITNPTQFNLQMEDRFGRFVTVYNGPCHTYKVQRLSESTTYYFKIQAYNDAGEGEFSEVYAFTTTKSPPASLKAPKANQLEENTYKITWEPLQPMKGDPIVYILQLAAGREFDQVYKGPETSFRLTSLQTNCEYRIRVCAGRQSQDSTGSQELYGPYSPSTVFSSQKPELVPPCADVTTELAETKKTLREERFIAIVLLCGFAVVAILFAVVIQYFVIK, from the exons ATGATGGCCGACCAGCCGCCTCCATTAGAAGCAACGCCTATATTGAACGAAGTGCCACTTCTACCTCATATGGTTAATGGGGACAGCATACAACAG GTTATTCTTGTACAGGTAAACCCAGGTGAAACATTTACAATTAGAACTGAAGATGGACACTATCAATGTATTCAAG GTCCAGCACATGTTCCTATGATGTCACCGAATGGTTCGATGCCGCCTATATATGTGCCTCCCGGTTATGTATCTCAG GTGGTGGAAGAAAATGGAGTTCGTAAAGTGGTGGTGTTGCCACACTCGGCTGAATTCCATCCTTCCatgcatcctcctcctcctcctccccatgtGCCACATTACCTGCATCATCACCATGCTTTGCTTCCCCACCCGCCTCACCCAGTGTACCCTCCGGTTCCCGGGACGGGAGAGCTACCGCCCCAGTTCATTCACCAGCATCCACCACCACACGTTTTTCAAGAACAAG AACCTCGTTCTCATGGAAGGACAAACTTCATTCAGCGAGATGAAAGGAGCCTCAAAATGCAAGAACACCTGAAGAAAAGACTAAAAGACAGACAAGCTAGTGGTCATACTAACAATAAACTTAACAGTCCTCCATCTTCACCACATAAAGTTGTTAATTCTTCCAATGCAACAATGCAGAATGGAAATGGAAAGGGACAGCAAGGGGCAGGAGGACAACTAAAGCAGAAGCAGATAGGAAAAACAAAGGGCAGCCCAGATGCAGAGATGGGAG AATCTGACACTGAATCCAAGAAATGTGATACTCACTTGAGCATTGGCAAGCCAGTC GTTTCTGATATACAAGCAAGATCAGCCGTTCTGTCCTGGAATCTCCCAGTTAGTTCACAGAATGGAGAGAGCCATAGTCATAGTCCAGCAGCATTTACATTTGAAGTAGCAATATCCAACAGtggtaaaaatggaaaatttaaatCTGTCTATGT TGGGGAAGAATTAACAATTACACTTCCTGATCTCAGACCAGCAACTGATTATCATGCCAG AGTTTCAGCAACCAGCAGTTCCATAAAAGAATCCATTTCAGAGTTAGTGAGTTTCACTACAGAAAGCTGTGAGCCAGACTGTCCGGCTGCACCGAAGCTAACTAACCGAACCAAAAACAGCCTGAGTTTGCAGTGGAAG tccTCAAATGACAATGGTTCCAAAAtaactaattttcttttagaatgGGATGAG gggaagaATGGACCCTTCAAAGAATGCTACTACGGGCACCTGAAGCAGTATAAACTTACCAAACTTTCTCCTTCTACAAAATATTCGCTCAGattagctgctaaaaatgataTTGGAATGAG tggTTTCAGCGAGACAGTGACGTACTATACAGCGGGAATTGTCCCACCAGCCCCGCCACCCCCGGTGCTCGTTGAAGCAGGAGTGACCTGGCTGTCAGTAAAGTGGAGCCCACCTAGCGGCGTGTCTTCAGATGACGCTCTCATTTACAGTTTAGACATGGAAGAAGAAGGTTCC GGTTATGGGTTCCAACCACAGTACAACGGAGATGAACTCTCATGCACTTTAAGAAATCTTAGGAGGAGTACGTCCTATAAGTTTAGG CTCTTTGCCTACaacaatgaaggaaaaagtagCCCTAGTGAGGTGGTAGAGCACAGCACCGATCCTGACAAACCTGGACCACCAAGTAAACCAACCGTGAAGGGCAAGATCCATTCGCACAGTGTGAAAGTGACCTGGG AACCACCCAAAGATAATGGAGGATCAGACATTACTAAATACTTCTTGGAAATCTCAGAGACGTCAGCTG gAAGTAAATGGGACACCATATACAGCGGTTCCCAGAGAGAACACGTGTGTGACCATCTCAAGCCTGGCACCTCATACAGAATGAGAGTTTACTGTGTCAGCAAAGGTGGTGAAAGCCAG GCTTCTGATGTTATGACTGTTACAACATCAGCTGTTCCTCCTGGACCGTGTCACGCTCCATGCCTGGCAGGCAAAGCTAAGCCCAAGGAAATCACTTTACAGTGGG GCCCACCATCTGTAGACGGAGGTTCCGAGATTACAGAATATATTGTAGAGATGGCAAACTCTGAACAAGATGAAAGCAAACAAGTGTATCAGGGTCCAGCAGCTGAATGTGTAGTAAACAATCTACTTCCAGGGAGAACATATGGCTTCTGGATACGAGCAGCAAATAAAGTTGGG TTTGGCCCTCACTCTGACAAAGCAGAGATCTCTACCGCTCCAGGGCCCCCAGATCAATGTTCCAAACCCCTGATAACTTGTAAAAGTGCAACTTGTGTTGTAGTGTCATGGGAG AGTCCTGCGTGCAATGGTGCGGAAATCAGTGAATACAGGCTGGACTGGGGGCAGGTGGAAGGTTCGATGCATCTCATTTACACCGGCCCTTGCCAGAGCTACGAAGTAAAAGGTCTCACACCTGCAACCACGTATTATTGCAGAGTCCAG GCCGTGAATGTCGCTGGAGTTGGGTTGTTTGGTGAGACTGGTGTGGTGACAACCCCTGCGTCGGTGCCTGCAGCAGTGTCAGTTCTGCATTTACTTGAAGAAGATCAAATGGaaatttctgttcctttatCAACGTGCCTTGCAATTCAATGGGAAGAACCGTGTTCTCATGGGTCAGAGATCACGGGATATAATATAGAATATGGGGAAAAGCAGCTTGTGACTGTTGGAAGAAACACAAGCCATGTTCTTGAGAACCTGCTGCCTGACACTCTGTACAG GATTAGAATACAGGCCATAAACAGCTTTGGAGTTGGTCCTTTCAGTCATTCCATTAAAGCCAAAACGAAACCACTACCTCCTGACCCTCCTCATCTTGAATGTGTGGTCTTCAGCTACCAGAGCCTTAAACTCAAATGGGGCGAAGGTCCGAGCAGAGCTTTAATTACCAACCCTACGCAGTTCAACTTGCAGATGGAGGACAGGTTTGGCAG gtTTGTTACCGTTTATAACGGTCCTTGTCATACATACAAGGTACAGCGACTCAGTGAATCCACTACATATTACTTCAAAATCCAGGCGTATAACGATGCTGGAGAGGGAGAGTTTTCTGAAGTTTACGCTTTCACTACAACTAAGTCTCCACCCGCATCTCTTAAAG caccCAAAGCAAATCAGCTGGAAGAAAACACTTACAAGATCACGTGGGAACCGTTACAGCCGATGAAAGGAGATCCCATTGTTTACATCCTTCAGCTTGCTGCTGGGAGAGAGTTTGATCAG GTGTACAAGGGACCAGAGACTTCCTTCCGTCTCACGAGCTTGCAGACAAACTGTGAATATCGGATCAGAGTCTGCGCTGGCCGTCAGTCCCAAGACTCGACTGGATCACAAGAACTATATGGACCTTACAGTCCCAGTACAGTGTTCTCATCTCAGAAACCAGAGCTGGTTCCACCGTGTGCTGATGTGACGACGGAGTTGGCAGAGACCAAGAAGACGTTACGTGAAGAGCGCTTCATCGCTATCGTTCTTCTCTGCGGATTTGCGGTGGttgctattttatttgctgttgtCATTCAGTACTTTGTAATCAAGTAG